ATCGGCAGAGGGAAAACGAAGGCACTTTCTGGAGCATATTTTCGAAAAAACCGAACGGCTGGAACCACCTTTTCAATATTCTAATGCATAATCTGGGTTCATGTACATTTGTATCCAACAGTTGCCAAAAGCACTTATGAAACTGAACAACATCATTATTCTCATCGTAGTCATTAGCGTGGTCATTATTACCTCGCCTGCAATGAGAATGGTGTAACAGCAGATACAATATAGATCGAAAGGGCCATTCTCAGCAGAGTGGCCCTTTTTATTTGAATACAATCTAAAAATAGGAACAGAGCCTTTTAAATAAAGGAGACAAATCGTTAAATATGTGTTTTGAATATCGTAAAGTTGATTTTTTTAAAATATCCCGGGGAAATTCCTGGAAATACCTTTGTAATTAAGTTGAAAATAAATTCGGATCAACTATGTATTATACGGAAGATACCATCCTGTTTTATGACGGATCATTCGTAAAGGCGTCCGACACACGCGCCAGCCTTTTCAGTCAGTCTTTGCACTATGGCAACGGTGCGTTTGAGGGAATACGTTCCTACCAAACCTCTGCCGGCCCACATATATTTAAGGCCGCGGCGCATTTTCATCGGCTTTTGTATAGCGCCGGAAAGATGCACCTGCAATGTCCTTATTCCGTAAATGAGTTGATCGAAATCGCTTATGAACTCATCAGAAAAAACAATTTAAAGGATGCTTACATCCGTCCACTGGTATTTGCCGGCGAGAACATGAGCCTGACACCAGCTTCTGACAGTCACATTATGATGGGAACATGGCACTGGGGAAGATACCTTGGAGACACACTTTCCAGGGTTATGATTTCTTCATATGAAAGGCCCAATCCCAAATCTTGTCATGTAGAAGCCAAGGTGTGCGGGCACTATGTAAATTCCATACTTGCCACCCAGGAAGCAAAAGCAAACAATTTTGACGAAGCGCTTTTGCTGGACAATAGGGGATTGGTCGCCGAAGGTTCCGGAGCCAACATCTTTTTCGAAAAGGACGGTCACCTGATCACCCCTTCCAAAGGCAATATACTTCCAGGCATCACAAGAACAACCGTATTTGAAATATGCAGGGAGTTACATATACCTGTTCAGGAAAAGGAAATTCTGCCTGAAGAGGCCAAGCAGGCTGATAGCGCATTCTTTGTGGGAACAGCTGCTGAAATCGCAGGCATACTATCTCTGGACGACACTATATACCCTTTGGAATGGAAGGACTCACTTGGGTTCCTTATCTCCAATAAGTATCGTCAAATGGTTACTCACTCAGAAAAAATTATCCCAGATTCCGTTTAAAATGTCAAAAGAATTAAACAAGTACAGTAGCGTCCTTACCCAGGACAGCACCCAGCCTGCCGCTCAGGCCATGCTTCATGCCATCGGACTTACCGATGATGATCTTGCCAAAGCTCAAATAGGTATAGCCAGCACAGGGTATGAAGGAAACCCCTGCAATATGCACTTGAATGACCTGGCAAAGCATGTAAAGACAGGTACCGGGGAAGCAGATCTGATCGGTCTGATATTTCACACCATCGGCGTAAGCGATGGTATTTCAATGGGAACGCCAGGTATGCGTTACTCCCTTCCTTCCCGGGACATTATCGCCGATTCCATGGAAACCGTGGTAGGAGCCATGGGCTACGACGCATTGGTTGCCGTGGTCGGGTGTGATAAAAATATGCCGGGCTCTGTCATGGCCATGTGCCGACTGAACCGTCCCGCTGTGATGGTTTATGGTGGGACCATCGCTCCCGGTTGCTACAAGGACCGCAAACTTGATGTGGTTTCCGCTTTTGAGGCCCTCGGTGAGAAACTGGCAGGCCAACTTGATGATAAAGACTTTAAAGGCATCATCGCCAATGCCTGCCCGGGCGCCGGTGCAT
This window of the Flavobacteriales bacterium genome carries:
- a CDS encoding branched-chain amino acid transaminase, with amino-acid sequence MYYTEDTILFYDGSFVKASDTRASLFSQSLHYGNGAFEGIRSYQTSAGPHIFKAAAHFHRLLYSAGKMHLQCPYSVNELIEIAYELIRKNNLKDAYIRPLVFAGENMSLTPASDSHIMMGTWHWGRYLGDTLSRVMISSYERPNPKSCHVEAKVCGHYVNSILATQEAKANNFDEALLLDNRGLVAEGSGANIFFEKDGHLITPSKGNILPGITRTTVFEICRELHIPVQEKEILPEEAKQADSAFFVGTAAEIAGILSLDDTIYPLEWKDSLGFLISNKYRQMVTHSEKIIPDSV